The genome window ATAAGGGTACGGCGGTTTAGCAAACCACTGCTTTAAGCCACTCAGCCACCTCTCCGCAGGAACGGTTTATGTATGATATTCCCGATCAAAGCGCAACGGGAAAAGGCAACTATCTGTTCTTTCGCTGCTCATCCCACCAAATCAGCTCTTTTTCGTGGCGTCCGGTGGTGCGGGCTGCAAACTTGAAATAAAGAAATGCATCCAGAAAATCGCGGTGGCGCAGCATGCGATTGGTGTTTTTTCCGCTCATTTTCAGGAAACGCGGCTGAGCGGCCATGATGGAGGCAATATGGGCGGTGACTGCTTTGGGAATCCGGATGCGGTCGCACAGCTGGCCGATATGGCGGTGAGTTGCTTCGGTGAGCGCCTCGGCATGCGAGAGGTTTTCGCTTTTCATCAGGTGTTCGGCGACCCATTCGTGGTATTCGCCGAAAAACAGGGCGAAGAGCAGAGCGGGGTTGATATCGATGCCGGCGTGTCGCCAGCGATCAATCTGCTTAAAGGTCTTTTGCATCCAATGGGTTTTCCCCTCGCCATCCGGAGCTTTGAGCCACGCTCCGATTTCCGGAAAGAGGTGTTCGAACACCTGCAGTTCGCAGCTGAGCATAAAGACCTGTTCTGCTTTTCCGCAGTGCATCAGTTTGAGGATTTCTTCATAAAGCCGGGAGGAGGAGCATCCTTCGAGCCGCTCAGCCTGTTCACGGGCTGCTTTTTTTGCTGCGGGCTCAATATCAAAGCCCAGTGTGGCAGCAAACCGCAAGGCGCGCAGGATGCGGACGGGATCTTCGGTAAAGCGAACGTCGGGGTCGCCGATGACGCGGATGATTTTCTGCTGCAGGTCTTTGAGTCCGTCGGCGTAGTCGATGATGGAAAAGTCGGCAATGTTGTAGAAGAGCGCATTAATCGTGAAGTCGCGGCGCAGAGCGTCTTCTTCTGGGGTGCCGAAAACATTGTCGCGCAGTACCAGGCCCTCCTCGGATACACAATGGCAGTTTTCTCCACAGGTTTCGGGTTCAGGGGAAGGCGCGCGGAATGTAGCCACTTCGATGATTTCATTTCGGAAATAGACATGGGCGAGCCGAAAACGACGCCCAATGAGCCTGCAGTTTCGGAACGTTTTTTTGACTTCTTCGGGGGTGGCGTTGGTTGCTACGTCGAAGTCTTTCGGGTTGCGTTTCAAAAGCAGATCGCGTACACCGCCGCCTGCGAGATAGGCGGTGTATCCGGCATCTTTCAGGCCGTAAAGCACTTTAAGGGCTGCGGAGCTGATCTGCTTGCGGCTGACGACGTGATCGGGGCGGGCTATAATGTTTGGGTCCATAAAAACAATTCAATTTTCCAAATGTTGGAAAAATGTAAGCCCAGAGAGGAGCCTGTGAAAGGCTTTTTTACAAACCTTGGAAATTTTTCGGTCGATTTTTCCAGGGATTGGACAGTCAGGCCGGTTCGCCGGCGGTCTGTTCTTCAATCCACCGGATGATGACATCGACGATATAGGAAATCTCTTTTTCTTCCAGTTCGGTGCCTTTTTCGATGCCGTGGAACTTGGCCAGTTTGTCGCGATCGCTGGTTCCGGTGGCGTGCTGTGCGATAAAAACGGGGTGTCCTTTCAGGGGCGTTTGGCGGCCGTCGTTTTTTGGTTCGGCCGGAGCGAGGCGTTTGCGAACGAAGTCTGTTGCATGCAGCTGCAGGATGTCAACGCCTCGTGAGAGGACGTATTCTTTCTCGGGTTCGCCCATGTCCAGCTTTTCGATTTGCTTGGAGCGGGCCAGTTTCGCTTTGAGTGTATTCCAGCTTTTTTCGTCTAGTTTCTGCACGGTTTTGCGCCTTCCTCTCTGCTGAACGCTTGTTCCAGCACAAGCTACAGTATAGGGATAGAAGGGTCGTGAGGCAAGGGTGGAAAGAAAAATCATCCGGAAGCGTTGACTTTATAAAAAGTTCCTGTTTAATTACGCGCTTTCCTGGATGCACCTGTGGTGGAACTGGCAGACACGCAAGATTCAGGTTCTTGTGCCCGCAAGGGCGTGGAGGTTCGAATCCTCTCAGGTGCACCAACTTTTCTTAAGGCGGACTCAGCTCGAGTTCGCCTTTTGTTTTTTATCCCCTTTTTAACCAGTAAATGGCGTTTTTTTGCATTCTTCCATTGTGCGGATGCCCGCAGTTTCCGGCAACCGCGGCAATGGGCGACACCGAACATCATCCGGATCGATCGTCTTCCAAAATCATCTACGCGATGTGCAGGATCTGATACGTTCGGTGTATTAGCTGGTCGGAGTCGTAATCTATCTTTTCGATCGGTTCAGATGGTGCGGTCCGCTGTTGACCCGTTATGACACTGATGTTTCAAGTGTGAAATAGTTTCTGAAGGCAGTCCTTGATTTAGCCGGTGGCATCCACCCACGTTCACTGAGCGGACTTTAGGTATTCGTTGGAAATACAGAGGCAGATGGGTGTGATGGTTGTTTCGGAAATCTGGTTATGGACGACATGCGATGGGGGTACGCAGAAGCAGTTGCTTTGCGCGTCGTAAGTTGCCCGTCAATTGTCGTGGCGCTGGTCTCAGCCAGGAAATAGACGGTTTCGACCGTACGGTGGATGTGATCGGAGATGGCATCACTGCTTTTTGCACATCCATTTCAAATGCGCATCGCAATCTCTCAGGAGCCTGCTCTTAAAAGATAAACATTCGGCGTCTATCCTCGGTTGGGACAAACAGGGGCGGCTTGTTTTTAGAAAATGACCGGGGACTGAATCTGAGCCAGCATTCAGCCGGTTACTGCAGGGAAAACAGATAGAGCAAGAATCTGTTTTCCCTGCTTTGGTGAGTCGAATCTACTCTGTTGGTAAGGGAACCAGTTCTGCGGCCGGGACATCGTTGGTGGTGAAGGGGTCGACTTTTTGGGCGGGACTGTTTGTAGACTGTTCCAGTTCCTGAATGATTGTTTCAACGTCCACTTCCGCTTCGGGCTCCGGCGTCTCCATTAAGTCGGCAACGGCCTCTTCGTCTTCATTCGGCTGCGTTTCCTGTTCTGCCGGTTCTTCCGCTGGGGCTTCTGCCGGCTCAACCGTTTCCTGAGCGGTCAGGTCGACCGGTTCAATCGGCTCAGGCAGCGTGATTTCCAGCGGTTCCCACAGATCTCTATCGGTTTCGAAGTCCCGCGCTTTGAAGGCGGGCATGACTTCGTTGCCGCGATAGTGCCACCAGAAGACATTGTTCAGCGACGGGTTGATTTCTTCCAGCGCGTATTTATAGCGGTCAGCAAACTGAATCCAGTAGCGGTATGGGAATTTGAAATGGAGGCCCAACAGGTGGATGATTGCGCGCTCATCCGTAGTGGACAGCCGGAATCCTTTTTTACACCAGGTCCCGTCGGGAATTAATAGTTCCGGCGCAGTGTATTTCTCTTGCTCCACGACCACTGCCTGTTGTGGCGGAGTGGTGAAAAAGACGCCGTTTACGTAGTCTTCGGGAGAAACCGATACCCAGCCTTCACCGTTCCATGCATGCAGAACCGGGTCTTTTTGCATGGGCTGGTAGCAGACAATCAGTACGGGGTAATATCGCGATATGTCCAGTGCCAGTTTTACAGCCTGCGGTTCGCGGGGCACCACCAGCATGGTGATGTTGTCCCTCCACGGAATGAGCTCGGGTTCCTGTGCATACAGAGCGAAGGCATTGCATAGGAGGATGGCTGCAAGAACGCCTTTTTTAAACATAATGGACCTCGGGGTTATTGTGCTGTTGCAGGAGTGGGCGGGAGGCGCTGCGAAAGTTTATCGTCAATCATCATCAATGCTCCGCCGTTTTCGTCGGCCAGCTTGAGACGATTGACGATGTCTTCAACATTTGCTTCTTCTTCAACCTGTTCCGTAATATACCACTGCAGGAACACCTGTGATGCATGGTCTTTTTCTTCCACGGCCACGTCAAGAAGCTCATTGATCGATTTGGTCACGAACTGCTCGTGTGCCAGACTCGCCTGGAAAATCTCCAGAATGGTACCGAATTCGTTCGGCGGCTCATCAATCTGCATCAGGCGGGCGTTGCCTCCATGTTGCATCACGTAGTCGAACATCTTGCTCATGTGCATGATTTCTTCGTCGTACTGCATCCGGAACCAGTGTTCTGCACCCGGCATGCCGAGGCGATTGCAATAGGCCGACATCGACAGGTAAAGGTATGCGGAATAAAATTCTTTATTGATCTGCTCGTTGAGCGCTTCTTCCATTCGTTTTGTTATCATCAGATCATTTCTCCCTTGTTTTCCCAATCTTAGACAGATTGGCCTTCAGAGGTCAAAGACCGAGATGCCTAAACTATGATTGGCAATGAAGGCCGGATTTCGACTGTTTTGGAAAAAAAGAGATGCCGACATCAAGGACTTTCCAACCATTGGAAAAGGTGCGTATAGTGAGTCGCATGAAAAATTTTATTCTTGATACGAACGTTCTGATTCATGATCCCACGGCAATTTATCAGTTTGATGAGCATGCGGTGATCATTCCCTTGAAAGTGTTGGAGGAAATTGACCGCTTTAAAAAAGAGTTGAGCGAGCGCGGGCGCAATGCCCGGACGGTTTCCCGGATGCTCGATGAATTGCGGAAAAAGGGCCGGCTTTCCGATGGTGTATCGTTGGGCAGTGGTGGGAGCATTCAGGTGATTTTTGCCGATAAGGATGATCCGTTTGCCCTGAAGCTTTCAGCGGACGATCTGATTCTGAAGATGGCAATGGACATCAAAAAGAGTCGTCCGGATGAAAAATGCACGGTGGTCAGCAAGGATATCAATTTGCGGCTGAAGGCCGATGCGCTTGGCCTGGAGGCCGAGGACTATGAAAACGGAAAGCAGCACGAGCCGGATGAAATGTATTCCGGACAGGTTGTGCTGGATGCGGATTCTGAAGCGATCGGCTTTTTTGCCCGCGAAGGACATGTTGTGGTTTCCGGAATGGATGAGCTCGATCCGAATCAGTATATCACGCTGCAGAATCCGCAGGATCCCAAGCAGACCATGCTGGGGCGTTATGATGCCGAAACACATCGGATTGTGAAGCTGCTGGCGATCGATAACAACGCTCCGGTGACTCCGCGCAACCGAGAGCAGCGGTTTGCCATGGATGCACTGCTGAACGATAAAATCAAGCTGGTGACTCTTTGTGGAAAGGCCGGTACCGGGAAAACCCTGCTGGCAATTGCTGCCGGTTATCATCAGGTGATGGATACCAAATATTACAATCGACTGCTGGTTTCCCGGCCCATTTTTCCAATGGGCAAGGATCTCGGGTATTTGCCCGGATCGGTGGAGGAAAAGCTCGATCCGTGGATGCAGCCGATCCATGATGCCCTGTCGCTGGTGGTTCATAATCGAACCGGCAGTTCGAATGCTCAAAACAAAAAGGGCGGTGATCTGATTGCCTCGAATCCGCTGATTGATGTGGAGCCGCTGACGTATATTCGCGGGAGGAGCATTCCCAACCAGTTTATGATTGTTGATGAGTCTCAGAACCTGACTCCGCTGGAGGTTAAAACGGTCATTACCCGTGTCGGGCATGACACCAAGATTATTTTGACCGGAGACCTTTACCAGATCGATAATCCGTATGTGGACAGCATGTCCAGCGGCCTGAGTGCGGTTGTCGAAAAATTCCGCGGCGAAGAACTGAGTGCGCATATGCTGTTTTCAGAAGGGGTTCGTTCGGATCTGGCCGAAAAAGCCGCGAATCTGCTTTAAACAGTTTCACGGCTTTACAACGCTGAAGGATTAACTAGCATCTCCTCTTTTCAGTGAACGAGGAGCAGAGGTGACAGGATGTTTTTTCAGAAAACCATGAGAAAAATTCTTGCAGATCGCGGTTATACGCATTGTGCAGGCGATGAAGACTTTTCTCGACACGGCGATTATGCCCGCAACATACAGTATGCTTTTTCAAAAGAACATGCAGGGAACGGACAGAAAGTGGTCGATATCGTTTTTCTGGGTGCGGATATGCACGCTGAACGGATCATTATTGGGTTTTTCCGCGAAAATGTTTCCATTGAAAATGGAGTTCTCGCGAATCAGGATACCAGTATCCCGCTGTCCAAATTCTCACTGGATGAATTTGAAAAACAGATCGACCGCCTGATTCCTAAGGGATCGCCGGTCGGAAGGCACACTGAAGTCAGTGCAGCTTTTTAAATTAAAGAAGGAGATCAGAATGAATGCAGAAAAGCTTTTTGCGGACCGCATCGGCGGCGAGCAGTTCGGCAAATCCACCGAAATTTATAAATTTGAAAAAATCAAACGGGCAAAAGCCAAGGCGCGCGAGCTGCATCCCGATCTGGAAATTCTCGATTTTGGAGTGGGGGAGCCGGATCAGATGGCCCCGGCTCCGATTCGGGAAGCGTTGAAAGTACAGGTCGACCTGCCCGAAAACCGCGGCTATGCCGACAACGGCATTGCTGAATTTAAGCAGGCGGCGGCTGAATACATGAAAAACTTTTTCGGGGTCGAACTGGATCCGGCTTCGGAAATCAACCACAGCATCGGCACCAAGCCGGCGCTGGCCATGCTTCCTCTTGCCTTTGTGAATCCGGGGGACGTCATTTTTCAGACGGTTCCCGGCTATCCGGTAATGGCCACGCACACCAAATACCTCGGCGGCGAAGTGGTGGATATTCCGCTGCTCGAAGAAAATGAATTTCTTCCAAACCTTGAAAGTATTGATCCGGCGCTGGCG of Tichowtungia aerotolerans contains these proteins:
- a CDS encoding ferritin, with the translated sequence MITKRMEEALNEQINKEFYSAYLYLSMSAYCNRLGMPGAEHWFRMQYDEEIMHMSKMFDYVMQHGGNARLMQIDEPPNEFGTILEIFQASLAHEQFVTKSINELLDVAVEEKDHASQVFLQWYITEQVEEEANVEDIVNRLKLADENGGALMMIDDKLSQRLPPTPATAQ
- the pcnB gene encoding polynucleotide adenylyltransferase PcnB; this encodes MDPNIIARPDHVVSRKQISSAALKVLYGLKDAGYTAYLAGGGVRDLLLKRNPKDFDVATNATPEEVKKTFRNCRLIGRRFRLAHVYFRNEIIEVATFRAPSPEPETCGENCHCVSEEGLVLRDNVFGTPEEDALRRDFTINALFYNIADFSIIDYADGLKDLQQKIIRVIGDPDVRFTEDPVRILRALRFAATLGFDIEPAAKKAAREQAERLEGCSSSRLYEEILKLMHCGKAEQVFMLSCELQVFEHLFPEIGAWLKAPDGEGKTHWMQKTFKQIDRWRHAGIDINPALLFALFFGEYHEWVAEHLMKSENLSHAEALTEATHRHIGQLCDRIRIPKAVTAHIASIMAAQPRFLKMSGKNTNRMLRHRDFLDAFLYFKFAARTTGRHEKELIWWDEQRKNR
- a CDS encoding PhoH family protein, which encodes MKNFILDTNVLIHDPTAIYQFDEHAVIIPLKVLEEIDRFKKELSERGRNARTVSRMLDELRKKGRLSDGVSLGSGGSIQVIFADKDDPFALKLSADDLILKMAMDIKKSRPDEKCTVVSKDINLRLKADALGLEAEDYENGKQHEPDEMYSGQVVLDADSEAIGFFAREGHVVVSGMDELDPNQYITLQNPQDPKQTMLGRYDAETHRIVKLLAIDNNAPVTPRNREQRFAMDALLNDKIKLVTLCGKAGTGKTLLAIAAGYHQVMDTKYYNRLLVSRPIFPMGKDLGYLPGSVEEKLDPWMQPIHDALSLVVHNRTGSSNAQNKKGGDLIASNPLIDVEPLTYIRGRSIPNQFMIVDESQNLTPLEVKTVITRVGHDTKIILTGDLYQIDNPYVDSMSSGLSAVVEKFRGEELSAHMLFSEGVRSDLAEKAANLL
- a CDS encoding DUF4186 family protein, translating into MQKLDEKSWNTLKAKLARSKQIEKLDMGEPEKEYVLSRGVDILQLHATDFVRKRLAPAEPKNDGRQTPLKGHPVFIAQHATGTSDRDKLAKFHGIEKGTELEEKEISYIVDVIIRWIEEQTAGEPA